The genomic region GGTGTTTCAGAACTTGCCGAGCAGGTAGACCTTCCTCAGTCTACGGTATTTAATCATCTTAACACGTTAGAGAAAACAGGATATCTTATCAATAATAATGGGACATATCATCTAAGCTGCCGATTTCTAAATCTTGGGGCGGAGGCGCGCTCACATCACCAAATTCACGATATTGCTCGACAGAAGGTGGATCGATTAGCAACTGAAACTGGTGAAATGTCAGCATTATTAATTGAGGAAAACGGTCGTGGGATATTCCTTCATCGCGCTGAGGGAAGACAGGCTGTACACATTGACAGTTACATTGGTCAGCAAATCTTCCTTCATGGGGCTGCACTCGGTAAAGCGATTCTTGCTTCACTTCCACGAAGTGAGGTTAATGACATTATCGAAGCAAGAGGGCTTCCAGAACTCACAGATAATACTATTACTGATCGTAAAGCGTTATATGAAGAGCTTGACGACATCGATAATGAAGGTGTTGCATATGATGATCAAGAGCGATTACCTGGTCTTCGAAGCGTCGCTATTCCATTAACTGATACTGAGGAAACTGTCTTAGGGTCAGTGAGTATTGCCGGTCCAACGAGTCGAGTGAATGATCAGCGGTTTTATGAGCGATTTCCTACTGAACTGCGTGAAGTAGCGAAAGCCGTCGAACTCGATTTAAGATACTCCTAACTCAGTCCCCTCTAAGAAGTATTTTCAATGCCCAAGAGTTTATTTCGATAATGGAAAAACAATAACAAAAGTACCATTGTTACAATATGAGACACCATCACAAATCAATTTATATCGCAGGAAATACTCTTTAATTATTTCTTATCAACGGATGCGTCAATTATATCATGGGCTTTGGCGATATTCCCGCCTGTGGTGACGGTGGGTATTCTACAGAGAAAGCAGCCAGAGTGCCTCGGGGCTTGACCCCGGAGCAGTTCACTATGAGTGTAATACCAGTACGTATTGCAGTGAAATCAAAATCATATTATTATGTCATAAAATTGCCCATATGAAACAATATAAATGATAAAATTTCGAGTAGAGTAGTTTTTCACGTCTGTAAGGCAGTCGATGCGATTGCCCCAAGAGTATGGTGTGGATATTTATTTGAATGCGACACACCGAGAGACACTGGACTCGCCACCGCGGAATCGCCATGGGAATGTCCCAATCTGGACACGCTCACCGAGCAACTCTGTTGGAACCTGGGCGTTCTCAACATGAACGATTCCCTCAGGAAAGAGCTCAGTATGCATCAACTGGTAGCCTTCAGGTGGAAATATCTCATCAAGATCATCAACCTCAAAGTGCTCAGCAGCCTCTCTGGCGAGCTCCGGGCGGATATCTCGGATCACGGTGTTCATTGGATGATCGGCGCTTCCACAGTCAAGAATAAGATAATTAATCTCCATCTCTTTGCACCACTCAGCGAACTCCGCGTTTGGACCGGGATGTTTACAGAAGAATTTGTGTGGATCAGCCTCCTCACGGTGCCATGCGTGATCTTGATATCCTGTATGTATGAACAGGATGTCACCTTTTCGAACATCAGCAGCCTGCTCAATCATTTCGCTTGTGTAGATGTCATAATCACCGACTTGATCGGATATGTCTGCAATGACTCCATCACCAACTAACTCATTCAAAGACATATCAGCAATGTCTCGCCCATGTGCAATAAAATGCTTTTCGCCATCAAGATGCGTTCCGGTATGATTCATGAACTCAATTTTTTGTCCATTCACCTTCTCGGTATCAAGACTCTTTTCATACCATATCTTTGGATTGTCATATGTCGGCCATGCAGGAGTCTCCTGTGACCATGGCTGTGTCAAGTCATACATTTCATAACCATCAAGCATTCGTGTTACTTCTCATTCGCCAGTTAAATTAAATATTTGGGAATTAGTCACTATCATTTATCTGCCTATCTAGCTGGTTGAACTGAGAACATTCATTATTCCCTACAACTCGCAGCCGAGTTGTCCGCCTCAATCGTGTATCGAGTCTATGAATGTAAGTGTACGTATCATTTGATTTTTCATTAGCGAAAATGACCACTACTGGTCAGATAAAATAACTATAGTGCCACCTGAGAAGCTAGTATGATTATCACTCGATGGTATGTATTGTTATTTTGCATAGGCAGCATCTGTCAGTATGTGAATAGTCAACATATATGTAACATTGGTCATTGATTGTTATTTATGAGTGAAATGTCCGCTGTTATGCTCTCCGAGTGGGGTGGTGAATTGTCTGTTGACACGGTTACTCAGCCGGAACCGGGTCCAAATGAAGTCCGCATCGCGGTTCGAGCCTGTGCAATCACCCGAACTGTTGAGAATGCAATCCAAGGTGGGCTTTCTGATGATCCATCATTACTCCCTCGAATTCCAGGTCATGAGTTCGCTGGTGTTATTGATGCTGTCGGTCCAATGGTCTCCTCGGTTGCCCCCGGTGATCGCGTACTGTCGTACTTTTATTTGACCTGTGGGATGTGTCAAGCCTGTCGACAGGGCAATCGTAACCAATGTACAGATTTTGATGGCTGGGTCGGTGTCAATTGTGATGGTGCATACGCGGAGTATGCGACTATCCCGGCTGCAAATGCGATTCCGATACCCGATGAGTGCTCATTCACCGCGGCAGCGCTAGCTGCTGATGGATTGGCGACTCCGCTGCATGTATGTGAGCGTGCCGATATCACTGACAGCGATACAGTTTTGATCCTCGGTGGTGCAGGACGTATCGGAATTCATCTTTCGCAACTGGCTGCAAGTCGCGGTGCAAACGTGATATCAGCTGATGTGAATCAGACACAACTCACACATATCGATGAGATGACTGGTTCAGCGGTAGAAACTGTCGATGCCAGTCGTGATGATTTTGCAGACCAAGTTCAGCATGCTACCTCCTATGCCGGTGGACCGACTGTTATTGTTGACACAGTCGGCGATATAAATACAATCAAAGATGCATGGGACCTGTTAGGGATGGGGGGGTGTCTAGTAACGCTAACAACACATCATGATCGATCTTTTGCACCCCCTTTGAAACAGTTTGTTTATACTGAGACAAGTCTTATTGGATCCCGATATGCAACCTCTGATCAGGTCATCCGAGCCGCACAGATGTTTGCGGATAATCGGATCAATCATGTTGTCCGTGACACAGTTGGGCTTGATGAAGTCCCGGCGATACATGCACAACTTCGTGCAGGCGAGACGTTCGGAACAACGATGCTAACTCCTCGCTGAGTCAGCGCGGGTGGAGCATATAGCCGGTACATACTTACCTGAGTTATACAATAACACACAGTATGAGGGGAGATGAAACCAGTGTTAGATGATGTCTCAGTTATTGATTTATCGACATTTGTAACAGGTGGGTTCTCTTCGCTGATGCTCGCAGCACAAGGCGCAGACGTAATAAAAATTGAACGACCTGACGTGGGTGATGATATTCGTCATTCCGGTCCGCCATTCATTAACGGGGAATCCCCATATTATTGGACTGTTAATTATGATAAGCGGAGTATTGAGCTCAATTTAAAAACCGAACCCGGGAAGATGGCGTTATATGATCTTGTTGAGGCAGCAGATGTCGTTATCCAGAATTTTCGACCTGGTACAGCAGACCGACTTGATATTGCATATGATGATCTCACAAAATATAATGATAGTCTCATATATTGCGATATCTCTGCGTTCGGTAACACAGGACCTTGGAGTGAACGACCTGGATACGACTTGCTCGTTCAGGGACTGAGTGGTATTATGTCAGTCACCGGTGAGGCTGATAGTAATCCAGCTAAAGTTGGGCTCCCGCAGACAGATCTCATCACTGGTATGTGGGCAGCCTTCGGTATTATGGGGGCATTATATCGACGTGAACGGACAGATGAAGGTGAGTATATTGAGCTTGGAATGCTGGACGCAACGCTACCATGGCTCACGAAGCAGGCTGGAAAAGTATTCGCGGATGAAACCCCAGAACGGATGGGCACACAAGACCCTGTGCTTGCTCCATATCAAACGCTTAAAACTGGTGATGGGTATATCAATATCGCCTGTTTGAATGAAAAGCTGTGGCAGGCTCTTTGTGATGCGATTGAACGACCAGATCTCAGCGAAAATAAGCGATTTGAGACAAATGCCGACCGAGTCGAGAATATGGACGCTCTTGCAGTAGAACTTGAAACAGCATTATCCGAGCGGACCACTGATGAGTGGATGACAGTCTTCACTGATGCAGGGGTCCCTGCCGGTCCTGTCCAGACTGTTGCAGATGCGCTCTCTAACGAGCAGACTGATGCCCGTGGAATGATTAACACAATTACTGACGGTAATCGTGAGATTCCAGTCATCGAACACCCATTAAATTTCAAAAACGCTCAGTCTGGATTTGATGCTCCACCGCCTAAACTTGGCGAGCACACCAATGAGGTATTCGCTGAACTCGGATATACTGAACAGAAACTCGAACACCTCCGGAAAAAGGGTGTCTTTGGTAACAATGATTCTGAATAAACAATTAAAATGTATAACCGCAGCTGCGACCACAGTCGCTATCGGAGTTAGTGTTGGTGTTGGTGTTGGTACTGGTACTGGTACTAACATTCATCACACCGGTTGTTCAGTCTGCTGTGGTATCGACATGTGCCTGTTCCAATGGAGTCATCAACACGGAATAGTGATACAATGAATATATCACATATCGATACTGATGACCCTTGGAGTGTCACAGAGAAAGATCTCCGTAAAGAAATACGGAGCCTGCGCGAAGCAGGTGAATCAGCAGCTGTTGCAACTGTTATGACTGTTGAGGGTTCAGCATATCGTCGCCCAGGAGCGAAGATGTTAATCTCAGCAGACCAGCGTAATTATGGTGCAGTCACGGCTGGATGTCTTGAGGACATGGTCCTTGATATTGGGCATGATGTCATTGAGACAGATGAACCACGCATCGAGGTGTTTGATCTTATGGAGAATAATGACGAGGCATGGGGACTTGGTCTGGGATGTAATGGTGTTATTGAGTTATTTGTTGAGCCATTAGACGCAAGCTGGGATTATCCACTCGCCACAGTAGCCGATAATGACCCAGTAACCGTCCTCACTGTCATTGATTCTGAGGGCTCTCTGCCGAGGGGAAGTCGTACCGTAATTACGGATAATGCCCGGCGAAACGCTAAGACTCGTCGCAAGATACCTAGTGCATTGATTGAATCAGTCGATGATAAAATCGCCAGTGTTCACTCTACGAATCAAACGTACGTGGCTCAATTGGATGAAACGCGCGTATTAATTGATGGATTGATACCCACTGATGATCTGCTCATATTCGGTGGGCAAAGAGATATTACACCGGTGACTCAACTCGCCAATCAAGTCGGATTTCGAACTCATGTGCACTCTGGACGTGGAGCGATTGATGAATCATCAATCCCAATAGCAGACAGTGTTACTACTGGACACCCAACTGAGATTGCTACTCATGTTAACACTGATGAAACTACGTACGCCATTGTAATGTCACATAATCTACTTGATGATAAATTAGCTGTCGAGACGCTGCTTCGTGAGACTGAGGTGCCACATATCGGGATCATGGGTCCAAATGAGCGTTTTGAAGAGCTACGAGAGTCACTCATGAAAGACGGTCTGCAACTCACAGCAGCGGATCTTGATCGGATCTCAGCTCCGGTTGGACTCGACCTTGGTGGCGGTGAGCCAGTCGAGATTGCACTCAGCATTGTAAGTGAGGCTCTCGCGGTGAGTAATGACCGCACAGGCGGACAACTGTGTGAGCAAGCAGGATATATCCATTCACGAATAGGTCAAAAAGGTAATTCGGAGTAAGGTTTATACAGACAATTTCACTATTAGTCTGCATACAAATGGTATGTGTACGACTAACGTCCCTCATTCAGTATCAACAAAAACAGTTGGGTGAAAATCAATGAAACCCGCTGCATTCGAGTATCATCTCCCAGATAGTGTTTCAGAAGCGACGAGATTGCTTGCTGAGCTCCCAGAAGCAGAACTTATGGCAGGTAATCAATCACTTGGGATTGCAATGTCAAATCGAGTCGCTACCCCAGATCACATCATCGATATAAATGGGCTTACAGAACTTGATTATCTTGATATTGGTGATAAGAAGATTGAGATCGGTGCGATGGTCAGACATCGCGACATGGAGAAGTCATCAGCACTGACAGAGGCGTTCCCAATTTTATCTATCTCTGCAGGGAAGATAGCCGGACCTGTGGTCCGTAATCGCGGCACGCTTGGTGGAAGCATTGGTGAAGCTGACCCTGGCGGTAATTACCCTTCGGTACTTGTAGCAATGGGTGGTGAAATTGAGTTACTATCTACTGATCACACCCGAACTGTTGATGCTACGGACTACTTTACTGCGGATACGACAGATAGCATCAACGAGAATGAACTCATCAAGTGTGCTCGATTTTCAAAGAAACCGTTCCCAAGTCACCGAACAGGAATGGCATTCTTGCGAAAGAAAGAAGCTGCACAATCGTGGCCAATCGTGAGTGTTGCAAGCGCTGTCAGAGTCGCTGATCCGACTCATCAAAATCCAGTTATCGAAGAGGCTCGCGTTGGCTATGCGAATGCTGCTGATGTCCCACTTAGACTGCAAAGCGTTGAGGCTGCAATTGAGGGTGAACCGATTTCAGAGCAAACACTTCGCACCGCCGGTGAACGTGCCTACGATGAGGTGCAACCTCAGAGTGAACTCCATGCCGATAAGACGTATAAACGAGAGTTGGCTTGCGAACTGACTAAACGAGTCTTTCGACGGTCATACGACCGTGCGACTGCTGAGCCAATTGTTGTATAAATGCCTGATAACAGCTATGAGTATCATATCAACGATGTCCTCAGCAAAGACATATTTATATCATCTCATTCGTAGTAAATAACATGATATATTATGAGCATTGATAAAAATAAAGCAGTTGACGAACGTCCGACGCGGGAAGTATCGATCACAGTGAATGGTGAAGAAATAACCTCAGAAATCGAGCCACGGATCAAACTCTCCGATTTTCTCCGGTATCACGCTAACCTCAATGGTGTTCGAGTTGGGTGTGAACATGGTGCTTGTGGTGCTTGCACGGTCAGTGTTAATGGCGACCTTGTCAAGAGTTGCTTAATGTATGCAGTACAGACTGACGGCGATGAAATCCTTACTGTTGAAGGACTATCTGAAAATGGCTCGTTACATCCTGTTCAGCAGGCCTTTCATGAATCACATGCGCTTCAATGTGGATTTTGCACCAGCGGATTTGTTATGTCAACATATGACTTACTTACAGATAATCCCAGTCCATCTCGTGAGCAGACAAAAAAACACCTTTCTTCGAACATCTGTCGATGTACAGGATATCAAAATATCTATGAGGCTGTTGATCGAGCAGCCGAGAACATATCCGATGATGAGTCAATGAAACTGGAGGATAATTAATGTCACAACCAGACACCACCACAGGCGATGTTACCGACACTGCCAGTGATACTGAGAAATTTGTCGGAAAGGGATTAAATCGCGTCGAGGATCATCGTATCCTTACTGGTCGTGCAGAATATATCCATGATATAGCGCCAGACAACTCAGTAAGTATGGGTTTCTTGCGGAGTGCGCATGCACGCGCTGATATTGTGAATATCGACGTCAGTGCTGCCGAAGCACATCCTGACTGTCGTCTTATATTAACCGGTGAAGATATTGCTGCAGAATATCATCCAATGCCTTGTGGGCTTAATGGTATTTCAGAATGGGCATTACCGAAAGAAACGGTCAATTTTGTTGGTGAACCAGTTGCATTGGTCATTGCACATAATCGATATATCGTTGAGGATTTGATCGATCTGATTGATGTAGAATATGAAATTAAAGAACCAGTCATTGACTCACGTGACGCGTGTCAGGATAACATAGTCATCCATGATGAACTTGGCACGAACGTTCCTGATAGTGAATGTTTGCACTTTGGCGAGGTGAAAGATGCCTTCGAGTCGGCTGACAATGTCATCGAAAATCAATACTCATGGGGGCGCATTTCTGGAGTCCCACTT from Haloquadratum walsbyi C23 harbors:
- a CDS encoding XdhC family protein; the encoded protein is MNISHIDTDDPWSVTEKDLRKEIRSLREAGESAAVATVMTVEGSAYRRPGAKMLISADQRNYGAVTAGCLEDMVLDIGHDVIETDEPRIEVFDLMENNDEAWGLGLGCNGVIELFVEPLDASWDYPLATVADNDPVTVLTVIDSEGSLPRGSRTVITDNARRNAKTRRKIPSALIESVDDKIASVHSTNQTYVAQLDETRVLIDGLIPTDDLLIFGGQRDITPVTQLANQVGFRTHVHSGRGAIDESSIPIADSVTTGHPTEIATHVNTDETTYAIVMSHNLLDDKLAVETLLRETEVPHIGIMGPNERFEELRESLMKDGLQLTAADLDRISAPVGLDLGGGEPVEIALSIVSEALAVSNDRTGGQLCEQAGYIHSRIGQKGNSE
- a CDS encoding alcohol dehydrogenase catalytic domain-containing protein; translated protein: MSEMSAVMLSEWGGELSVDTVTQPEPGPNEVRIAVRACAITRTVENAIQGGLSDDPSLLPRIPGHEFAGVIDAVGPMVSSVAPGDRVLSYFYLTCGMCQACRQGNRNQCTDFDGWVGVNCDGAYAEYATIPAANAIPIPDECSFTAAALAADGLATPLHVCERADITDSDTVLILGGAGRIGIHLSQLAASRGANVISADVNQTQLTHIDEMTGSAVETVDASRDDFADQVQHATSYAGGPTVIVDTVGDINTIKDAWDLLGMGGCLVTLTTHHDRSFAPPLKQFVYTETSLIGSRYATSDQVIRAAQMFADNRINHVVRDTVGLDEVPAIHAQLRAGETFGTTMLTPR
- a CDS encoding cyclase family protein, which gives rise to MLDGYEMYDLTQPWSQETPAWPTYDNPKIWYEKSLDTEKVNGQKIEFMNHTGTHLDGEKHFIAHGRDIADMSLNELVGDGVIADISDQVGDYDIYTSEMIEQAADVRKGDILFIHTGYQDHAWHREEADPHKFFCKHPGPNAEFAEWCKEMEINYLILDCGSADHPMNTVIRDIRPELAREAAEHFEVDDLDEIFPPEGYQLMHTELFPEGIVHVENAQVPTELLGERVQIGTFPWRFRGGESSVSRCVAFK
- a CDS encoding IclR family transcriptional regulator translates to MSDVPVNAIQTMFTIVEMLQECGSAGVSELAEQVDLPQSTVFNHLNTLEKTGYLINNNGTYHLSCRFLNLGAEARSHHQIHDIARQKVDRLATETGEMSALLIEENGRGIFLHRAEGRQAVHIDSYIGQQIFLHGAALGKAILASLPRSEVNDIIEARGLPELTDNTITDRKALYEELDDIDNEGVAYDDQERLPGLRSVAIPLTDTEETVLGSVSIAGPTSRVNDQRFYERFPTELREVAKAVELDLRYS
- a CDS encoding FAD binding domain-containing protein; amino-acid sequence: MKPAAFEYHLPDSVSEATRLLAELPEAELMAGNQSLGIAMSNRVATPDHIIDINGLTELDYLDIGDKKIEIGAMVRHRDMEKSSALTEAFPILSISAGKIAGPVVRNRGTLGGSIGEADPGGNYPSVLVAMGGEIELLSTDHTRTVDATDYFTADTTDSINENELIKCARFSKKPFPSHRTGMAFLRKKEAAQSWPIVSVASAVRVADPTHQNPVIEEARVGYANAADVPLRLQSVEAAIEGEPISEQTLRTAGERAYDEVQPQSELHADKTYKRELACELTKRVFRRSYDRATAEPIVV
- a CDS encoding CaiB/BaiF CoA transferase family protein — encoded protein: MKPVLDDVSVIDLSTFVTGGFSSLMLAAQGADVIKIERPDVGDDIRHSGPPFINGESPYYWTVNYDKRSIELNLKTEPGKMALYDLVEAADVVIQNFRPGTADRLDIAYDDLTKYNDSLIYCDISAFGNTGPWSERPGYDLLVQGLSGIMSVTGEADSNPAKVGLPQTDLITGMWAAFGIMGALYRRERTDEGEYIELGMLDATLPWLTKQAGKVFADETPERMGTQDPVLAPYQTLKTGDGYINIACLNEKLWQALCDAIERPDLSENKRFETNADRVENMDALAVELETALSERTTDEWMTVFTDAGVPAGPVQTVADALSNEQTDARGMINTITDGNREIPVIEHPLNFKNAQSGFDAPPPKLGEHTNEVFAELGYTEQKLEHLRKKGVFGNNDSE
- a CDS encoding (2Fe-2S)-binding protein; its protein translation is MSIDKNKAVDERPTREVSITVNGEEITSEIEPRIKLSDFLRYHANLNGVRVGCEHGACGACTVSVNGDLVKSCLMYAVQTDGDEILTVEGLSENGSLHPVQQAFHESHALQCGFCTSGFVMSTYDLLTDNPSPSREQTKKHLSSNICRCTGYQNIYEAVDRAAENISDDESMKLEDN